The DNA segment GAGAGATGCAGGCAGTCCCTTGATATCGGCAGCTATCTTTTCTGAGTCAGCCTTCCAGAGAGCACGAACATCCTTCTCCTTCTGATCTGCATTAATAACCTTCTCCTTTGCATCGATCTTCTGGAGAACCTGTCCATACATGATCTCAGGGATAGGAATGCCGGTAACCTTCTGCGACATGGTAATAGGAGGGATCAGATACGCGATGATCAGAATGATGTACTGGGCAACCTGGGTCCAGGTGACTGCCTTCATACCGCCGAGCATGGAGCAGACCAGGATACCGCCCAGACCGACGAATACGCCAGTTGCAAAATCAAGACCGAGGAACCGGCCCATGATGATACCGACGCCCGTAACCTGTGCGATCAGATAGGTAAAGGAAGCAGTAATTGCTGCAACAATACCGATCGACCGGGCAGCATGACCGCCAAACCGCGCGCCAAGAAAGTCAGGGATCGTGTACTGGCCGAACTTTCTGAGGTACGGTCCAAGGAAGACAGCAAGCAGAACGTACCCGCCTGTCCAGCCCATGATGTATGCAAGACCGTCATATCCGAGGCCGAAGATCGTGCCTGCCATACCGATGAATGAAGCAGCAGACATCCAGTCCGAACCGGTCGCCATGCCGTTAAAGAGAGGAGGCACAGAACGTCCTGCAACATAATACTCAGAGACCTTGGCAGTCCTTGAAGATATGCCGATAAAGGCATACAGCGCAATGGTCAGACCCATAAAGGTGTAACCGATCGCCTTGTTCGACAGTCCCATCTGTTCTGCAATAGCCAGACCTATAACGAAGATGATGAATCCGCCGGTATAGATCGCATAAATTTTAGCTAAATTGTCGAGAAATCCTTTTCCTCCGACCATCTTATTCTTCCTCCTCTTGTACTCCGTAGTCTACGTCCGCTTTATTCATCTTATTCGAGTAGTTAAAGATAAGAATAACGAAGACGATCAGCGAACCCTGAGCACCCATGTAGTACCCAAACGGGAAACCGAAAATCACGATCTTGTCCAGCTCAGGTGCAAAGAAGATCGCTACGTACGTCACCACAAACCAAATGATCATCGTTATGCTGGTAAGTTTTACGTTGTAACTCCAGTAATCTTTTAGCTTCTGTTTGTCTAATCCTGCTAATTCCTTTGCCATTGTTCCTCCTTCTGTAATTTCGTAATGTTTTACTCTCCCCTAAGCACATCCCTAAAACCCTTCCCTTGCACCACCTCCTTCTCTTTACTGTTAAGGTTTCCCGATCCTCAGAAGATCTCTGAGCGTCCTGACTCCAAGCGTTATGAGCATGTTGATAAAGCGCTGAAAAAGCTGTGCAGTAACATATGCGTCCATAAGCGCATTATGCGCACCGTGTACCGGAACCTGGAACTTCTTTGCAAGAGCAAAAAGGTCCTTGCTCTCTGCATCGTTAAAATACTTACTGCTGAGATCACCCCTGTTCTGGCTCATCCATTCATGAAGAACGCAGGTATCTACAGCAGGGTTCTTGAGGGAACCGTACCCGATCCGTTTCATCTCCTTTGCCAGAAACCTCAGATCGAGAGAGATGAAATGGCCCACGATCACAGCTCCCTCGCAAAACCTGAGAAAACTCTCCATGATCCCCTCGATCCCTGGCTTCTGTTCGGTCTCAGAGTGGGTGATCTCATGGATCACTATGCTTTTTGAGGTGAGCTCGGTGCTGGGCCTTACTACTTCATAGAAGGACCTGCCCAGTTCTATCCTGGTGCCGGTCATCCTCAAGGCCCCGACAGAGACAATAGAATCTTTACGGAAGTCCAGACCGGTCAGTTCCGTATCCATCACCACATAGGGAGCAGAATCCAGGGGCATGGACATGTCAATCCCGGATGCGGCAAGAAGACCTCCGCTGGATTTCCTGAATAAACTGAACATCAGCCGCCCACCATGCCTGCACGGTAAATCTCTGCTATGCCGTCCTGTATCCTGAGAATGAGCTGAAAGGATTCCTTCAGCGACTTCTTCTCAAGATTCGAAAGTTTCGTCGGGTTGATAAAGTTGTCCAGCGGCACCTTTCTCTCCATCTGATCAAGCTGATGATGGATCCTCAGCAGATTGATGAATTCAAATGCCTGCTCTATCTCGTCGCCCAGTTCGATCGCAATGGGATGTGACTCTTTCATGGCATGAAGACGCTCCATGCTTGAGGTTTCATGAATGCCGGACTCAAGGGCGAACAGACGAATGAGATCAACCAAAGGCCCTATGCCGCTCAGCTTGAGATTCAGCTGGTCCTTATGTTCACCTTCCTTGTTGACCGTAAAAGACCTGAAAAAGCCGAGAGGGGGCCTGTTTTTCAGTATAAGACTGGCGATCCGTGCGAAGAAAATATTCTGATCCTTAAGATTTCGTATGAGATATTCCCGCAGTTCTCCGGCAAGACTGAGGTTGCCGTACAGTCCCCTGAAGTCAAAAAATATCACGGAACGGAGCAGCGCCTCAGGATTCGGATGCTGTATCCAGCCCAGAAAATATTTTTTCCATACGCTGATCGGCTGACACCACTGAGGATTGGAAGCCATGTAATTCGCTTCGCAGGGTGGAAAACCGGACTTTATGAGTCCGTCACGGACAAAGACCGCAAATTCGGCAAAGTATTTCTTTGCAGCCTCTTCCTGTTCAGGCGTCTTCGGGTCAGCATAGATGATCGCATTGTCCTGGTCAGTCTTGAAGGTCTGCTCTTTCCTTCCCTCGCTTCCGTAGGCAACCCAGCAGTATGAGACCGGCGGTGCACCAAACTTCTTCTCTGCTATCTCAAGGACCTTCTTCACCAGCCTGTCGTTCAGCTCGCTGATGATCTTGGTGATATTGCTCGCCTTTGCTCCCTCTTTCAGGAGCAGGCCGATGATCTTGTTCAGTTTGGTCGCAAGCGGTTCAAGACCTTCAAGCGTATGCTGGTTTTCGATGTCCTTTGCAAAAGAGAGGGGTGAGGTGCCCTGAAGGAGCATGAGATCGTGGTTCGTGATAACTCCCTTGAGCACGCCGTCCCTGACGACCAGGACATGATGGATATTGTATTTGATCATCTTCAGGACTGCCTCAAAACAGTAGTCAGTGGCATCGACCCGTATGAGAGGCAGACTCATGATATTCTTTACCTGATCTGCAACAGACCTGTTCTTTGCAACGACCTTTTCCCTCAGATCACGGTCCGTAACTACCCCTCTGGGGAAATCGTTCTCATCGTAAATAACCAGAGAGCTCACCTTGTTCTGGCACATGATCAGGGCAGCTTCCTGAATGGTGGCATCCTCTTTTACCGATACAACGTCCCTGATGGCTATGTCGCCGACCTGGGATGTGAAGAGGATGCGGTCGGAGCCGCCATACATCATGCTCTTGTTATGCATCTCGCTGTATGTTCTGTCTATATATTTAGTGAGGTGGGATTTGAGAAAATATTCCGTAAATACCGGCTGGCTGTTCATGATCTTTTGGGCGTTGTCCTTATCAAGCAGATAGCAGATCGTATCGTCAACGGCCACAATGTTTGCCCTGACCTTGTCCTTGCCGATGAGCGAGAGAAAGCCGAAGGTATCGCCCTCGCCCCGATAATCGATCACAACCTCGTCGCCATCCTCAGAGGTTATAAAGACCTTAACCCCGCCCTTCTTGATAATTCTGAGGTGCTCACTGGCAGGCTCATTCTGCTTCATGATAACCATACCCTTTGGGTAATAGTCCATAGAAACATTTTGCGCAATACTCTTCAGCGCGGCCCCATCAAGAAATTGAAAAGGAGGCACCTTACCGAGAAACTCTATTATCTCTTCCTGTATCACTGCCAAAAACTGTGCAACTTATATGCCTGACAATTTTGTTGCCATTTATGCTATTGATTTTAAATGATAATTTGCAAAAGCTGGATATCATGACGAGCAAATTACAGGTCAAATTGTAACTTATTGTATCTATTTATTAAATTTTATTAATTCTCCTATTAATTCAATTAGTTAGACTGGCATAGTTAAATTACAATATGTAACAACATGCATGCATAACGGTAACATTCCCAAATTTATCATTATTACTAAATAGTTAGGATGCTAATTTACTTGCTATTCATAATGCTGAATTGACTCGTTGATAATGCTGATTTTAGATGAATAGGTAATAATAAATTCAGAAGAAGGGGAGCCAGACAGAAACGATGACCTGCTACTTGCGCGCTATATTCCAGCGCTTTCTTTTCTCCCAGAGAGATTTTCTGGTTATGCCGAGCATAGTAGAGAGCTCCTGCTCATTGAACCTGTTCTGATACACGGTTATAAACTCCTTTGTGTAGTCTTCGATCGAGAGGGCCTTATCGAGGGCGATCGCAGGAAAAAGATTGCCCATTTTCAGACTTTCAGGCAGGTGCTCGGCAAGAAGAGCCGGTCCGTCTGTGATCAGAACAGCCCTTTCGATGATATTCTGCAGTTCCCGGACAT comes from the Nitrospirota bacterium genome and includes:
- a CDS encoding cyclic nucleotide-binding/CBS domain-containing protein; translation: MAVIQEEIIEFLGKVPPFQFLDGAALKSIAQNVSMDYYPKGMVIMKQNEPASEHLRIIKKGGVKVFITSEDGDEVVIDYRGEGDTFGFLSLIGKDKVRANIVAVDDTICYLLDKDNAQKIMNSQPVFTEYFLKSHLTKYIDRTYSEMHNKSMMYGGSDRILFTSQVGDIAIRDVVSVKEDATIQEAALIMCQNKVSSLVIYDENDFPRGVVTDRDLREKVVAKNRSVADQVKNIMSLPLIRVDATDYCFEAVLKMIKYNIHHVLVVRDGVLKGVITNHDLMLLQGTSPLSFAKDIENQHTLEGLEPLATKLNKIIGLLLKEGAKASNITKIISELNDRLVKKVLEIAEKKFGAPPVSYCWVAYGSEGRKEQTFKTDQDNAIIYADPKTPEQEEAAKKYFAEFAVFVRDGLIKSGFPPCEANYMASNPQWCQPISVWKKYFLGWIQHPNPEALLRSVIFFDFRGLYGNLSLAGELREYLIRNLKDQNIFFARIASLILKNRPPLGFFRSFTVNKEGEHKDQLNLKLSGIGPLVDLIRLFALESGIHETSSMERLHAMKESHPIAIELGDEIEQAFEFINLLRIHHQLDQMERKVPLDNFINPTKLSNLEKKSLKESFQLILRIQDGIAEIYRAGMVGG
- a CDS encoding DUF4212 domain-containing protein; the protein is MAKELAGLDKQKLKDYWSYNVKLTSITMIIWFVVTYVAIFFAPELDKIVIFGFPFGYYMGAQGSLIVFVILIFNYSNKMNKADVDYGVQEEEE
- a CDS encoding 3'-5' exonuclease; the protein is MFSLFRKSSGGLLAASGIDMSMPLDSAPYVVMDTELTGLDFRKDSIVSVGALRMTGTRIELGRSFYEVVRPSTELTSKSIVIHEITHSETEQKPGIEGIMESFLRFCEGAVIVGHFISLDLRFLAKEMKRIGYGSLKNPAVDTCVLHEWMSQNRGDLSSKYFNDAESKDLFALAKKFQVPVHGAHNALMDAYVTAQLFQRFINMLITLGVRTLRDLLRIGKP